One bacterium genomic window, TCATGAACTTCTTAAGCTTCTCCAGGAAGACCCTTACCGATCACCGCCCCCCTTCGAAAAGCTCATCGGGGACCTTTCAGGTGCCTTTTCCAGGCGGATCAACATCCAGCACCGCCTCGTATACCAGGTCCTGGAGGAGGAGAAGATTGTTAAAGTGATCCGCATGTGGACGCATTATGAGTAAACAGAACACCGAACACAGGTGAAGGTCAAAATCTGTCTCTCGCAGTGCCCCAGAGACCGCAGAGAAGCGTGACGAAGACGGATGGAATCTGGAATTGAATTATGAGCGACAGCCGTAAACGCATTAAGATCCTCCCCGACCACCTTGTCGACGTTATCGCCGCGGGGGAGGTGGTGGAGCGCCCGGCTTCCGTGGTCAAGGAGCTGGTGGAGAACGCCCTTGACGCCGGGGCGGAAAAGATCGAAGTGCGCATCGAGGACGGCGGGCGGCGGAAGATCGTCGTCACCGACGACGGGGCCGGGATGGCCCAGGACGACTGTCTGCTTGCCATCGAGCGCCACGCCACCAGCAAGATCGCCTCCGTGGACGACCTCAGGCACCTGAGGACCCTGGGTTTCCGGGGTGAAGCCCTTCCCAGCATAGCAGCGGTGGGCCGGTTCACCATGGAAAGCTGGGATGGGAAAGCTGGTTCGGGTACGAAGATCACCGTGGACAACGGCAAGCTGATCAACGTGGAGCCGGTGGGCAGGGCACAGGGGACCACCGTTACCCTCGAAAGGCTCTTCGGAAAGCTCCCTGCCCGGAGGAAGTTCCTCAGGACCAGGGAAACCGAAGCGGCCTGGTGTCTTGGCGCCGTCGAGGATGCTGCCCTGGCTGCTCCCGCCGTGTCCTTCTCGGTAATCAGCGACGGTGCCCGGATCATGAACCTCCCTCCTGTCCTGGCCCGAGCCGGTCGAGGGGCCTCATCCCTGCATGACCGGGTTGCCTCCCTGTGGGGCGTTGACACTGCCGAAAGCCTTGTCCCCCTGTCGGCCATGGCCGACGGAATCACTCTCGAGGGCCTCGTCAGCCCCCCCACAGTAACCTTCGGCCGCCGCACGAGACACAAGGTCATCGTCAACGGACGCCCGGTCAGGGACCCGGTGCTCAACAGGGTCATCTCCTCGGCCCTGGCCGGTTCGTGGCCTGCGGGACGGTTCCCGGCCCTGGTGCTCAGGCTTACCGTGGACGACGACCTTGTGGACGTGAACGTGCATCCTTCAAAACGGGAGGTCCGGTTCCGCAGGACCGATCCCGTTGCCCAGGCGCTGAAAGCCGCCGTACGGGACATGAACTCCCCGGTCAGGGTGTCGCCTGATTACATTCGCGCGCACTCCCCGAGGGATTACCCGCAACCGGCCGGAACTGTTCCGGCAACTCCGGCCAGAGAGTCAAAACTGCCTTTTGGCAAGGCTGTTAACCCATTGGAGTCGGCTGATTTTGAACGCGATATTGACGGGTTCTCTGAAAATACAGGATATGACCCAGAATCCCCCAGGATCCTGGGCCAGGTCATGGGGACCTATATCCTCGTGGAAGGCGGGAACGGGGTCCAGGTCATCGATCAGCACGCCGCCCACGAGAGGATCGTGTTCAACCGGCTCATGGCCCGGCGTGGGGGAAAGGACGTGCCGGTCCAGAGGCTGGCGGTTCCCCGTGTCTTGACCCTCAGTCCCTCCGAGGCGGCAAACCTCCTCGCTTCCGCCGACATGCTCAACTCCTTCGGTTTCGAAGTGGACGAGTTCGGGCCTTCCACGGTCCGTATTACGGCTGTCCCGTCGGATCTGAAGGAAGAACTCATCGATGAGATCCTTCAGCAGCTGGCTTCTGATCCTGATTCCCTTGGCAAGGACCCCGAAGAGGTGGCTTTGGCTATGAGCCGGTGGGCGTGCCGCCAGAGCGTCATGGCCGGCCAGAGGCTTTCCGGGTCCCAGATGGCGGCACTGATAGGGGAACTGGACAAGGCCGAGTCAGGTTTCTCCTGTCCACACGGCCGCCCCACCCGGGTCACCCTGGGCCCGGCGGACCTCGAGAAGCTCTTCGGCCGGCGATGAGGACTATCAAGCCCTCAGGCAGACCCCTCGTAATCGCCATCGGCGGGCCCACCGCCTCGGGGAAATCGGCCCTGGCCATGCACCTGGCAGAGCTATTGACCGTGGAGATCGTCAACTTCGACTCCATGCAGGTCTACAGGGGCATGGACATCGGGACCGCCAAGCCAGGCGGGTCCGAGCGAACCGCAGTGCCCCACCACCTCCTGGACATCCGCGATCCAGACGAGGAGTTCTCGGTGGGACAGTTCATCCCCCTTTTTCGCACAGCTGTGGACGAGATCACTGCCCGGGGAGCTGTCCCCGTCGCGGTGGGGGGAACAGGGCTTTACCTCAGGGGAGCCCTGGGCGGGCTTTTCGAGGGACCGGCCCGGGATGAAGAGCTAAGGAACAGGTTTCGGGAACAGGAAAAGGCCGATCCCGGGCGCCTTTACAGGCTTCTTGCTGAAAAAGACCCTGAAACCGCTGAAAGGACCATGCCCAATGACCTCGTCCGCGTCGTCCGTGCCCTGGAGGTCCTTGAACTCACCGGCTCTTCCATAAGCCGCCTCCGCTCGGGGCACGCCTTCGGGGACCGGCCCTTCGACGCAAGGGTTTACTGTCTCTCCCCGGACAGGGAGCAGCTGTACCGGTGGGTCGAGGAGCGGGTGGACGCCATGATGGCCTCCGGCCTCCTGGAGGAGGTGAGGGGGCTGAGGGAGAAGGGTTATGGCAGGGAGCTGGCCTCCATGAAGGCCCTGGGATACAGGGAACTCATGGCCCACCACCTGGACGGGGAAACGAACCTGGAAGAAGCGGTGGAGCTTATCAAGCGCAACACCCGCCGATACGCCAAGCGCCAGCTCACCTGGTTCCGAGGGGAAGAGGGGGTGACCTGGCTGGAGTACGCGGGTCGGGAGGAGATCCCGGGTCTGGCGGAGAGGATAGCGAGGGAAGTGCAGAGCGTAGAGTGTAGAGCGTAGAGTGTTGAGCGTAGAGTGTAGAGCGTAGAGTGTTGAGCGTAGAGTGTAGAGTGTAGAACCAGTTCAACGTCCAAGGTCCAAAGATGTCATTGCGAGGAGTCACGCCAGCGGCGTGATGACGTGGCAATCTAGATCCCCATTAAAGGCGATAAAAGCTAATCTACAACAGCGCAGCCATTTACGAGATCACCGTCAAGATTGGTAATCAGATAGGGATGTCCAGACGCATTATAAAATTGGAAATAATTTGGTTATGGCTTTTACCGTTA contains:
- the miaA gene encoding tRNA (adenosine(37)-N6)-dimethylallyltransferase MiaA, which codes for MRTIKPSGRPLVIAIGGPTASGKSALAMHLAELLTVEIVNFDSMQVYRGMDIGTAKPGGSERTAVPHHLLDIRDPDEEFSVGQFIPLFRTAVDEITARGAVPVAVGGTGLYLRGALGGLFEGPARDEELRNRFREQEKADPGRLYRLLAEKDPETAERTMPNDLVRVVRALEVLELTGSSISRLRSGHAFGDRPFDARVYCLSPDREQLYRWVEERVDAMMASGLLEEVRGLREKGYGRELASMKALGYRELMAHHLDGETNLEEAVELIKRNTRRYAKRQLTWFRGEEGVTWLEYAGREEIPGLAERIAREVQSVECRA
- a CDS encoding Txe/YoeB family addiction module toxin — encoded protein: MTWRLVYTSQSRKDAKKLAASGLKEKAHELLKLLQEDPYRSPPPFEKLIGDLSGAFSRRINIQHRLVYQVLEEEKIVKVIRMWTHYE
- the mutL gene encoding DNA mismatch repair endonuclease MutL, with product MSDSRKRIKILPDHLVDVIAAGEVVERPASVVKELVENALDAGAEKIEVRIEDGGRRKIVVTDDGAGMAQDDCLLAIERHATSKIASVDDLRHLRTLGFRGEALPSIAAVGRFTMESWDGKAGSGTKITVDNGKLINVEPVGRAQGTTVTLERLFGKLPARRKFLRTRETEAAWCLGAVEDAALAAPAVSFSVISDGARIMNLPPVLARAGRGASSLHDRVASLWGVDTAESLVPLSAMADGITLEGLVSPPTVTFGRRTRHKVIVNGRPVRDPVLNRVISSALAGSWPAGRFPALVLRLTVDDDLVDVNVHPSKREVRFRRTDPVAQALKAAVRDMNSPVRVSPDYIRAHSPRDYPQPAGTVPATPARESKLPFGKAVNPLESADFERDIDGFSENTGYDPESPRILGQVMGTYILVEGGNGVQVIDQHAAHERIVFNRLMARRGGKDVPVQRLAVPRVLTLSPSEAANLLASADMLNSFGFEVDEFGPSTVRITAVPSDLKEELIDEILQQLASDPDSLGKDPEEVALAMSRWACRQSVMAGQRLSGSQMAALIGELDKAESGFSCPHGRPTRVTLGPADLEKLFGRR